The Virgibacillus dokdonensis genome includes a window with the following:
- a CDS encoding NAD(P)/FAD-dependent oxidoreductase, with amino-acid sequence MNMEKKSIVILGAGYGGMMTVTKIQKSLRIEEAEITLVNINEYHYQTTWLHQNAVGTVSDDRTKIPIKDVINPQKVTFIQDKVLSIQPKDKKVILEKRILHYDVLVIALGFEVETFDVPGLEAYAYTINNIEKARELRRHIEHNFSLFVKEEKKNLSRLTFVIGGGGFTGVEFLGELADRVSELCKKYNVDKQLVRIINIEATPTILPGFDEQLVEYAMNSLEARGVEFITGATFKECTPTSVLFEKYGMQTKISTHTIVWAAGVKANSIIKESDFTTNKGKIEVNNDMRSPEYDNVFVIGDCALIMDFEKGKPYPPTAQIAIQESEAVAYNIRAYIRNEEMEGFKPNILGTVASLGNRDAIGIIFKNKKVLGWKATILKKIIDNRYLFKLGGLRLLVKKRKIRYISAC; translated from the coding sequence ATGAATATGGAAAAAAAAAGCATAGTTATTCTAGGTGCTGGTTATGGTGGAATGATGACTGTGACCAAAATACAAAAATCTTTACGCATTGAAGAGGCAGAAATAACTTTAGTAAACATAAATGAATATCATTATCAAACAACATGGCTTCACCAGAATGCTGTTGGAACAGTGAGTGATGATCGAACGAAAATACCTATTAAAGATGTTATTAATCCCCAAAAGGTAACGTTTATTCAAGATAAGGTTTTATCAATTCAACCAAAAGATAAAAAAGTGATTTTAGAAAAAAGAATACTTCATTACGATGTACTAGTTATTGCTCTTGGATTTGAAGTAGAAACTTTTGATGTACCTGGCTTAGAAGCATATGCTTATACGATAAATAATATAGAGAAAGCCCGTGAACTTCGGAGACACATTGAACATAATTTTTCCTTGTTTGTAAAGGAAGAAAAGAAAAACCTTTCACGATTAACCTTTGTTATTGGTGGCGGCGGTTTTACAGGCGTAGAGTTTTTAGGTGAGCTTGCAGATCGTGTATCCGAACTTTGTAAAAAATATAACGTTGACAAGCAATTGGTGCGAATCATTAATATTGAAGCTACTCCGACAATTTTACCTGGATTTGATGAACAGTTAGTAGAATATGCTATGAACTCTCTTGAAGCACGTGGTGTTGAATTTATTACTGGGGCAACCTTTAAAGAATGTACCCCAACAAGTGTGTTATTTGAGAAATATGGTATGCAAACAAAGATATCTACGCATACGATAGTATGGGCTGCTGGAGTAAAGGCGAATTCAATTATAAAAGAATCAGATTTCACAACAAATAAAGGTAAAATAGAAGTGAATAATGATATGCGATCACCAGAATATGACAATGTATTTGTCATCGGAGATTGTGCATTAATTATGGATTTTGAAAAAGGCAAGCCATACCCACCTACTGCTCAAATAGCTATTCAAGAATCAGAAGCTGTAGCTTATAATATAAGAGCATATATACGAAATGAAGAAATGGAAGGCTTTAAACCGAATATTCTCGGTACTGTTGCTTCTTTAGGAAATCGTGATGCGATTGGAATTATATTTAAGAATAAGAAGGTTTTAGGTTGGAAAGCTACAATATTGAAA
- a CDS encoding NAD(P)/FAD-dependent oxidoreductase, whose translation MTNDIYDVTIIGAGPVGLFTAFYGGMRQATVKIIESLPHTGGQLTALYPEKYIYDIAGFPKIRAQELIDNLEEQANLFHPEIVLEQAIEQVERLDDGTLKLTSDKNDIHYTKTMIITAGNGAFQPRKLNIDHCEQYEGINLHYHVKDMNQYKDQDVLLLGGGDSAVDWALMLEPIAKKVTLAHRRDKFRAHEHSVEKLHASNVDILTPFVPSSIVADDRINQVILEEVKGERKVELEVDAVLCNYGFISSLGPIKNWGLEIEKNSIVVNSKMETNIPGIYAAGDICTYDGKVNLIATGFGEGPTAVNNAKHYIDPKARIQPKHSTSMF comes from the coding sequence ATGACAAATGATATATACGATGTAACCATCATTGGTGCAGGGCCTGTAGGATTATTTACCGCTTTTTACGGCGGAATGCGCCAAGCAACTGTAAAAATCATTGAAAGTTTACCACATACTGGAGGACAGTTAACTGCTCTTTATCCAGAAAAATATATATATGATATTGCTGGCTTCCCCAAAATAAGAGCTCAAGAGCTCATTGATAACTTAGAAGAACAAGCTAACTTATTTCATCCTGAAATTGTATTGGAGCAAGCAATTGAACAAGTGGAAAGACTTGATGATGGAACATTAAAATTAACTTCAGATAAAAATGATATTCATTACACAAAGACTATGATTATCACTGCTGGTAATGGTGCATTTCAGCCGCGTAAACTTAATATAGATCATTGTGAACAATATGAGGGGATTAACTTACATTATCATGTCAAAGATATGAATCAATATAAAGACCAGGATGTGCTATTACTTGGTGGGGGAGATTCTGCTGTTGACTGGGCGTTAATGCTCGAACCGATCGCTAAGAAAGTCACCCTCGCTCATCGCCGTGATAAATTTCGCGCCCATGAACATAGTGTTGAAAAATTACACGCTTCTAACGTTGATATTCTGACCCCTTTTGTTCCAAGTAGCATTGTTGCAGACGATCGAATTAACCAAGTTATTTTGGAAGAGGTTAAAGGAGAACGCAAGGTGGAATTAGAAGTGGATGCAGTGTTATGTAATTATGGCTTTATTTCTTCACTTGGACCCATTAAAAACTGGGGACTTGAGATAGAGAAAAATAGTATTGTAGTAAATTCGAAAATGGAGACGAATATCCCTGGCATTTATGCAGCGGGAGATATTTGCACTTACGATGGGAAAGTGAACTTAATTGCCACTGGATTTGGAGAAGGACCAACTGCTGTTAATAATGCTAAACATTACATTGATCCTAAAGCTAGAATTCAGCCAAAACATTCAACAAGCATGTTTTAA
- a CDS encoding HesB/IscA family protein produces MTLTITDNAKQQIVKMMKEESEGVYLRFGVQGGGCSGLSYALGFEYDINNELDTTEEINGISVVINSQDIPIIEGTTIDFKQNMMGGGFSIDNPNAIVSCGCGSSFRTKDKVGTPGDC; encoded by the coding sequence ATGACATTGACAATTACAGACAATGCTAAACAGCAAATTGTAAAGATGATGAAAGAAGAATCCGAAGGAGTCTATCTTCGCTTTGGTGTGCAAGGCGGAGGCTGTAGCGGTCTATCTTATGCCCTTGGTTTTGAATATGATATTAATAATGAGTTAGATACAACAGAAGAAATAAATGGTATTTCCGTGGTGATTAATAGTCAAGATATACCGATCATAGAAGGCACAACGATAGATTTTAAACAGAATATGATGGGTGGGGGCTTCAGTATAGATAACCCAAATGCTATCGTATCTTGTGGTTGTGGTTCTTCATTTAGAACAAAAGATAAGGTTGGTACCCCTGGTGATTGTTAA
- the dapF gene encoding diaminopimelate epimerase, translated as MMQIPFIKMHGLGNNYIYLDFFQHTVAEEKLSELAKTISNVHTGIGSDGLIIIHPSEVADVGMRIFNKDGSEGKSCGNGLRCTAKYAYEQGIVAEKQFQIETKANNVVAEVQVTNGKVDQVTINMGKPHLKRELIPMQGEPKTKVIAEQFEIQGEVLELTALSMGNPHAVFIVEQVAMKQVSHLGPLVEKDQRFPQGVNVEFIEILSPNEINFSVWERGSGITQACGTGACAAVVAGILNDRLERNESVKVHLSGGDLDITWDNDGDVWMTGGAELIATGFYEAAHLSKV; from the coding sequence ATGATGCAAATACCATTTATTAAAATGCATGGCTTAGGAAATAATTATATATACCTTGATTTTTTTCAACATACTGTAGCGGAAGAAAAATTATCAGAATTAGCAAAAACTATCTCCAATGTGCATACAGGAATTGGTTCGGATGGGCTAATTATTATTCATCCAAGTGAAGTAGCTGATGTTGGTATGCGTATATTTAATAAGGATGGTTCTGAAGGGAAAAGCTGTGGAAATGGTTTAAGATGTACAGCGAAGTATGCGTATGAACAAGGAATAGTAGCAGAAAAGCAATTTCAAATTGAAACGAAAGCAAATAACGTTGTAGCTGAAGTACAAGTGACAAATGGGAAAGTTGACCAAGTTACGATAAATATGGGGAAACCACATCTAAAGCGTGAACTTATTCCCATGCAAGGGGAACCAAAAACAAAAGTCATTGCGGAGCAGTTTGAAATTCAAGGAGAAGTGTTAGAGTTAACCGCACTTTCTATGGGGAACCCACATGCGGTATTTATAGTAGAGCAAGTCGCTATGAAGCAAGTGTCTCATCTTGGCCCATTAGTAGAAAAGGATCAGCGCTTTCCGCAAGGGGTCAATGTAGAATTTATTGAAATCCTTTCTCCAAACGAAATAAATTTCAGTGTCTGGGAAAGAGGTTCTGGTATAACACAAGCTTGTGGCACAGGAGCATGTGCTGCTGTTGTGGCAGGGATATTGAATGATCGTTTAGAACGAAATGAATCTGTGAAAGTTCATTTATCAGGAGGAGATTTAGATATTACGTGGGATAATGACGGTGATGTTTGGATGACAGGTGGCGCTGAGTTAATTGCTACAGGCTTTTATGAAGCAGCACATTTATCCAAGGTATAA
- a CDS encoding YuzD family protein, translating into MSKIHITVYGAEQICASCVGAPSSKDTYEWLQAALGRKYDTEVITYEYVDIKNPPPVEKHQQFAERIIEKDLFYPIVFINDELVAEGIPRLKTIYQALEQYELPLQPAKK; encoded by the coding sequence ATGAGTAAAATCCATATTACAGTTTACGGAGCAGAGCAGATTTGTGCTAGTTGTGTTGGTGCTCCCAGCTCTAAAGATACGTATGAATGGCTACAAGCAGCATTAGGGCGTAAATATGATACAGAGGTTATCACATATGAGTATGTAGATATTAAAAATCCGCCACCTGTAGAGAAACATCAACAATTTGCGGAACGTATTATAGAGAAAGATTTATTTTATCCCATCGTTTTTATTAATGATGAGTTGGTAGCTGAAGGAATCCCAAGGTTAAAAACAATTTACCAAGCGTTGGAACAATATGAATTGCCTTTACAACCAGCAAAGAAATGA